In the Clostridium beijerinckii genome, one interval contains:
- a CDS encoding sodium-translocating pyrophosphatase codes for MVPYFMLIYSVIIISLIAIIYLVRYTFSQDKGTSQMQEISTYIKEGAMAFIKRQYKTIFVLSIVALFLIILSNYFGNASKGPSSAISISLHTGIAFITGAFCSALSGYIGMYMAVNSNVRAAAGAKKGLNNALQIALKGGAVTGLAVTSLSLLGVASLFLIYGGISGNDTLIKEAPSLIVGFGFGASFVALFAQLGGGIYTKAADVGADLVGKVEAGIPEDDPRNPAVIADLVGDNVGDCAGRGADLFESTAAENIGAMILGVGLYPIFGWKGILFPLVARALGIIASIIGIFAVKVKNDNDDPMKALKGGFVITSIINLVILFFVVKDMLSGSLTTGGQVNYIYLYGCAVAGILLSYVFVVLTDYYTSITHKPVKEIATASKTGAGTNIITGLSVGMESTALPVVCISICIFISYRLSEMALPNVANAGLYGTAIATMGMLSTCTYILAMDTFGPITDNAGGITEMSGAPEEIRNITDRLDACGNTTKALTKGYAVGSAALATFLLFSAYLDEVKKLLGKPLDSWFSVDIGKPEVFIGGFIGAMIVFLFSSTAIRAVGKAAQYVILEVRQQFKEIPGIMEGTSKPDYARCVDIVTKGALKEMVLPGIIVISAPIIVGVLLGKEAAAGFLMITTISGVIMALFLNNGGGAWDNAKKLIELGEHGGKNSEAHRASVVGDTVGDPFKDTAGPSLHVLIKLVSTLTLVFVALFA; via the coding sequence ATGGTACCATATTTTATGCTTATTTATAGTGTTATAATTATTTCACTTATAGCAATCATTTATTTGGTCAGGTATACATTTTCTCAAGACAAAGGCACTAGCCAAATGCAAGAAATATCAACTTACATTAAGGAAGGTGCTATGGCATTCATTAAAAGACAATATAAAACCATCTTTGTTTTATCCATTGTTGCTTTATTTTTAATCATACTTTCTAACTATTTCGGCAATGCATCAAAAGGTCCAAGCTCTGCCATATCTATATCTTTACATACAGGTATAGCTTTTATAACAGGCGCATTCTGCTCAGCTTTATCTGGCTATATTGGTATGTATATGGCTGTTAATTCTAATGTAAGAGCTGCTGCTGGCGCAAAAAAGGGATTAAACAATGCTCTTCAAATAGCTCTTAAAGGTGGTGCTGTTACTGGACTAGCTGTTACTTCCCTATCTCTTTTAGGTGTAGCGTCCCTATTTCTTATCTATGGAGGTATTTCTGGAAACGATACTTTAATTAAAGAAGCCCCCTCTCTTATAGTTGGATTTGGGTTTGGTGCTTCCTTCGTCGCGTTATTTGCTCAACTTGGTGGAGGCATATATACAAAGGCTGCCGATGTTGGTGCTGATCTCGTCGGAAAGGTTGAAGCTGGTATCCCTGAAGATGACCCTAGAAATCCTGCTGTTATTGCTGATCTTGTTGGTGATAATGTAGGTGATTGTGCTGGTAGAGGTGCGGACTTATTCGAATCTACAGCCGCTGAGAATATAGGTGCTATGATTCTAGGCGTTGGACTTTACCCTATATTTGGATGGAAAGGAATACTATTTCCGCTTGTTGCTCGTGCCCTTGGTATCATCGCTTCAATAATAGGTATCTTTGCTGTTAAAGTTAAGAATGATAATGATGATCCTATGAAAGCTTTAAAAGGCGGATTTGTTATAACTTCCATAATTAATTTAGTAATACTATTTTTCGTAGTTAAAGATATGTTAAGTGGTTCACTTACAACTGGTGGGCAAGTAAACTATATCTATCTATATGGATGTGCGGTTGCTGGAATACTGCTTAGCTATGTATTTGTAGTTTTAACTGATTATTATACTTCAATAACGCATAAACCTGTTAAAGAGATAGCTACTGCTTCTAAAACTGGAGCTGGAACTAATATAATAACTGGATTATCAGTTGGTATGGAATCAACTGCACTTCCTGTTGTTTGTATATCTATTTGTATATTTATATCTTATAGATTAAGCGAAATGGCATTGCCTAATGTTGCAAATGCAGGTTTGTATGGTACAGCAATTGCAACCATGGGAATGCTTTCAACCTGCACATATATTCTTGCCATGGATACATTTGGTCCAATTACTGATAATGCTGGTGGAATTACAGAAATGTCCGGAGCTCCCGAAGAAATTAGAAATATAACTGATAGATTAGACGCATGCGGTAATACTACAAAAGCATTAACAAAGGGGTACGCCGTAGGTTCAGCTGCACTCGCTACTTTTCTATTATTCTCTGCATACCTAGATGAAGTTAAAAAACTTCTTGGAAAACCTTTAGATTCATGGTTTTCAGTTGATATAGGTAAACCTGAAGTATTTATAGGTGGCTTTATAGGCGCTATGATAGTATTTCTATTTAGCTCTACAGCTATTAGAGCTGTTGGTAAGGCTGCTCAATATGTAATACTTGAAGTTAGACAACAATTTAAAGAAATACCAGGAATAATGGAGGGAACATCAAAACCTGATTATGCTCGCTGTGTTGATATAGTTACAAAAGGTGCTCTAAAGGAGATGGTTCTTCCTGGAATCATAGTAATTTCTGCCCCTATAATCGTTGGAGTTCTTCTAGGAAAAGAAGCTGCTGCTGGATTCCTAATGATAACAACCATTTCTGGTGTTATAATGGCTCTCTTCTTAAATAATGGTGGTGGTGCATGGGACAATGCTAAGAAGCTTATAGAATTAGGAGAGCACGGTGGTAAAAATTCCGAAGCCCACAGAGCTAGTGTCGTCGGTGATACAGTTGGTGATCCATTTAAAGATACTGCTGGACCATCACTCCATGTACTTATAAAACTTGTAAGTACTTTAACTTTAGTATTTGTCGCATTATTCGCATAA
- a CDS encoding CGGC domain-containing protein: MDEKYVVIIQCDIAHNRCSGFACTNAFYNRDDVFKNYNESTRYISFTCGGCCGKSIATKLEHLSKKLKLKNNINKEDVVIHLSSCMTNDNYHYDRCPHLDYIKSIVSKKGYNKVIEGSYISKNAEKKRANGSYNCYDSI, translated from the coding sequence ATGGATGAAAAATATGTAGTTATTATCCAGTGCGACATTGCTCATAACCGTTGTAGTGGATTTGCCTGTACAAATGCCTTTTACAACAGAGATGACGTTTTTAAAAATTACAACGAATCAACCAGATATATTTCCTTTACCTGTGGAGGATGCTGCGGAAAAAGTATTGCTACTAAATTAGAACATCTCTCGAAAAAACTTAAGTTAAAAAATAACATAAATAAAGAAGATGTTGTGATACATTTATCATCTTGCATGACAAATGATAATTATCATTATGACAGATGTCCTCATCTAGATTATATTAAATCTATTGTATCCAAAAAAGGATATAATAAAGTTATAGAAGGTTCTTATATAAGTAAGAATGCTGAGAAAAAAAGAGCCAATGGCAGTTATAACTGCTATGACTCAATATAA
- a CDS encoding DUF4474 domain-containing protein — protein sequence MFGSFITMLTGIRILKNMNKSLLGIIKYEKPIDKGIEIAGYDYDSVQDIFYSNMNAWQRNMGYSRLYDEASAPFGMIVDCEPIYFKYNNRIWLIELWKGQYDLNTGCEVGVYTAEKPILNLPEVYKYMFYNCASDEDRLTISLSLKKNGKTLFALDDKHWWLAGFKLGEYSEPSELVMYLNITLKDEEMCSSFVEAIKKIGYEENKEFIVNGNTVGLTFDKPHTTQPITRTEQTDKIIQMKNKLLCDKYNDITRVYSNLTDKINAIQKQAPEIYSEIVDKAVLRKYLRSMKNTETE from the coding sequence ATGTTTGGATCTTTTATAACAATGCTTACTGGAATTCGTATACTGAAAAATATGAATAAAAGTTTATTGGGAATTATTAAATATGAAAAGCCAATAGATAAAGGAATAGAGATTGCTGGTTATGATTATGATTCGGTACAAGATATATTTTATAGTAATATGAATGCATGGCAAAGAAATATGGGATATAGTAGATTGTATGATGAAGCATCAGCACCTTTTGGAATGATAGTAGATTGTGAACCAATCTATTTTAAATATAATAATAGAATATGGTTAATCGAATTATGGAAAGGTCAATACGATTTGAATACTGGATGTGAAGTCGGTGTGTATACAGCCGAAAAGCCTATATTAAACTTACCAGAAGTATATAAGTATATGTTTTATAATTGCGCTAGCGATGAAGATAGATTAACAATCTCTCTTTCGCTAAAAAAGAATGGAAAAACACTTTTCGCGTTAGATGATAAGCATTGGTGGTTAGCAGGCTTTAAACTTGGTGAATATTCAGAGCCTTCTGAATTAGTGATGTATTTAAATATTACTTTAAAGGATGAAGAAATGTGCAGTTCCTTTGTAGAAGCAATAAAAAAGATAGGATATGAAGAAAATAAGGAGTTTATTGTAAATGGAAATACTGTAGGTTTAACATTTGATAAACCGCACACTACTCAACCTATTACAAGGACAGAGCAGACTGATAAGATCATACAAATGAAAAATAAACTGTTATGCGATAAATATAATGATATTACTAGAGTATATAGTAATTTAACAGATAAAATAAATGCAATTCAGAAACAGGCACCAGAAATCTATTCAGAAATAGTAGATAAAGCAGTATTGAGAAAATATTTGAGAAGCATGAAAAATACTGAAACTGAGTAA
- a CDS encoding RrF2 family transcriptional regulator: MNINQESDYAFRIILMLSKEGLDNKLDAKSLSEKGNIPLRFLLKLTRKLTQAGILKSYRGVNGGYAITREPKDITLKDVVEAIQGPIIVTRCVYDGKACSANKAGHCSIHKALYNIQNTMINELEKVNFDKLKNDPW; encoded by the coding sequence ATGAATATTAATCAAGAATCTGATTACGCATTTAGAATAATACTTATGCTATCCAAAGAAGGTTTAGATAACAAACTTGATGCAAAATCTCTATCTGAAAAAGGAAATATTCCTCTTAGATTTTTATTAAAACTAACTAGAAAGTTAACTCAAGCAGGAATATTAAAGTCTTATAGAGGTGTTAATGGTGGTTATGCTATAACTAGGGAGCCTAAAGATATAACCTTAAAAGATGTGGTTGAAGCTATACAAGGTCCAATTATTGTGACTAGATGCGTTTACGATGGCAAGGCTTGTAGTGCAAATAAAGCTGGTCACTGTTCTATACACAAGGCTTTATACAATATTCAAAATACAATGATAAATGAACTAGAAAAGGTTAACTTTGATAAACTAAAGAATGATCCATGGTAA
- the cooS gene encoding anaerobic carbon-monoxide dehydrogenase catalytic subunit has product MSMCTSADCKLCEFLSSKEDLETSFNRVETQKAKCKFGKEGVCCKLCSNGPCKITPKSPKGVCGADADTIVSRNFLRAIAAGSACYLHVVETTARNLKDIGEGKGNLKIKSPETLDKLAEIFDIVESDINAKAIKVADEVLRDLYKPRFEKMELVEKLAYAPRYHKWKELNILPGGAKSEVFDALVKTSTNLNSDPVDMLLNSLQLGIATGIYGLVLTNLLNDVMLGAPKIRQAKVGFRVIDEDYINIMITGHQHSDIAHLQDKLIDENVTKRAMKLGAKGFRLVGCTCVGQDLQLRGEHYTEVFSGHAGNNYTSEAVLATGAIDLIVSEFNCTIPGLEPVAEKFNVKTICIDDVAKKKNAEYINFDMRNAEEISEKIIYEALESYKNRRNNVTIDIPKDHGHDDVVTGVSEGSLKEFLGGNWSGLIDLIAKGKIKGIAGVVGCSNLTAKGHDVFTVELTKELIKRDILVLSAGCSSGGLENVGLMSPGVADLAGDNLRDVCKSLGIPPVLNFGPCLAIGRLEMVATELAENLGIDIPQLPLVLSAPQWLEEQALADAAFGLSLGLPLHVAISPFIDGSEVVTKVLKEDLVNITGGKLIVQEDVIKAADELEEIIENRRIGLNI; this is encoded by the coding sequence ATGTCAATGTGCACATCAGCAGATTGTAAATTATGTGAATTTTTATCATCAAAAGAAGATCTAGAAACATCATTCAACAGAGTTGAAACACAAAAAGCAAAATGTAAATTCGGAAAAGAAGGAGTCTGTTGCAAACTCTGCTCGAATGGTCCATGTAAGATAACACCTAAATCACCTAAAGGTGTATGTGGTGCGGATGCTGATACTATCGTATCAAGAAACTTTTTAAGAGCGATAGCAGCAGGTTCCGCATGTTACCTTCACGTAGTGGAAACTACAGCAAGAAACCTTAAAGACATTGGTGAAGGAAAAGGTAATTTAAAAATAAAAAGCCCAGAAACATTGGATAAGCTTGCTGAAATCTTTGATATTGTTGAATCAGATATAAATGCCAAAGCAATTAAAGTAGCTGATGAAGTTCTTAGGGATTTATATAAACCAAGATTTGAAAAAATGGAATTGGTAGAAAAATTAGCTTATGCTCCAAGATATCATAAGTGGAAGGAATTAAATATTTTACCTGGCGGTGCAAAATCCGAAGTTTTTGATGCTCTAGTAAAAACTTCAACAAATCTAAATAGTGATCCTGTAGATATGCTGCTTAATTCACTTCAACTTGGAATTGCTACTGGAATATATGGTCTAGTGTTAACTAACCTTTTAAATGATGTTATGCTAGGTGCTCCAAAAATCAGACAAGCTAAAGTTGGCTTTAGAGTAATAGATGAGGATTATATCAACATAATGATTACAGGTCATCAGCATTCTGATATTGCACATCTTCAAGATAAATTAATTGATGAGAATGTCACAAAAAGAGCAATGAAATTAGGTGCAAAGGGCTTTAGATTAGTTGGCTGCACATGCGTAGGCCAAGATCTACAGTTAAGAGGAGAGCATTATACTGAAGTTTTTTCAGGCCATGCTGGAAATAATTATACAAGTGAAGCCGTACTCGCAACTGGTGCTATAGATTTAATTGTCTCAGAATTTAACTGTACAATACCAGGACTTGAACCTGTAGCTGAGAAATTTAATGTAAAAACTATCTGTATAGATGATGTTGCTAAGAAGAAAAATGCTGAATATATAAATTTTGATATGAGAAACGCTGAAGAAATTAGTGAAAAGATCATTTACGAAGCATTAGAAAGTTATAAGAACAGAAGAAATAACGTCACAATAGACATTCCTAAAGATCATGGACATGATGATGTTGTAACTGGTGTTAGTGAAGGATCTTTAAAAGAGTTCCTAGGTGGAAATTGGAGCGGTCTTATTGACTTAATAGCAAAAGGAAAAATCAAAGGGATAGCTGGTGTTGTAGGCTGTTCCAACTTAACAGCTAAAGGACATGATGTATTTACTGTTGAGCTAACTAAAGAATTAATAAAAAGAGATATTTTAGTTCTTTCAGCCGGATGTTCTTCTGGAGGCCTTGAAAATGTTGGTCTTATGTCTCCTGGAGTAGCTGATCTTGCAGGTGATAATCTAAGAGATGTGTGCAAATCCCTAGGCATTCCACCAGTATTAAACTTTGGTCCATGTCTAGCTATTGGAAGATTAGAAATGGTAGCAACTGAACTTGCTGAAAACTTGGGTATAGATATACCTCAACTTCCCCTTGTATTATCAGCACCACAATGGCTTGAAGAGCAAGCATTAGCCGATGCTGCATTTGGACTATCATTAGGTCTGCCACTACATGTTGCAATATCTCCTTTTATAGATGGAAGTGAAGTTGTCACTAAAGTTTTAAAAGAAGATTTAGTTAATATAACAGGCGGTAAGCTTATTGTTCAAGAAGATGTAATCAAAGCTGCTGATGAGTTAGAGGAGATTATCGAAAACAGAAGAATAGGATTAAACATATAA
- a CDS encoding FprA family A-type flavoprotein produces the protein MYCVREVTEDLYWIGGNDRRLALFENVHPIPRGVSYNSYLLLDEKTVLFDTVDWSICRQFLENIKGVLGDRDLDYMVINHMEPDHAACIEEIVIRYPNVKIICTEKAFLFMHQFGFQIEDKVEQVKEGDTMSFGKHNVVFVSAPMVHWPEAMVTYDTTNGVLFSADAFGSFGALDGKLFNDEVNFDRDWIDDARRYYTNIVGKYGPHVQALLKKAGTIDIKIICPLHGPVWRNDFGYLLDKYDKWSSYTPEEKGVMIVYGTMYGNTEAAANELATRLVKKGITNVVMYDVSKTHVSYLISETFKYSHVVLASVTYNLKIYPPMLDYIMDMKALNLQKRTFAIIENGSWAPQSGKLMRELLEEMKDMTILDNEISINSSMKESDEDLMESIADSIIESMK, from the coding sequence ATGTATTGTGTTAGAGAAGTAACTGAAGATCTTTATTGGATAGGGGGAAATGATCGTCGTCTAGCTCTTTTTGAAAATGTTCATCCTATTCCAAGAGGTGTTTCTTATAATTCTTATTTACTTTTAGATGAAAAGACAGTGCTATTTGATACTGTAGATTGGTCAATTTGCAGACAATTTCTTGAGAATATTAAGGGAGTTTTAGGAGATAGAGACTTAGATTACATGGTCATTAACCATATGGAACCTGATCATGCAGCGTGTATTGAAGAAATTGTTATCCGCTATCCTAATGTAAAGATAATATGTACTGAGAAGGCATTTTTATTTATGCATCAGTTCGGTTTCCAAATAGAAGATAAGGTAGAACAAGTCAAAGAGGGAGATACTATGTCATTTGGAAAGCATAATGTTGTATTTGTTTCTGCCCCTATGGTACATTGGCCAGAGGCTATGGTAACATATGATACTACAAATGGAGTGCTGTTCTCAGCTGATGCTTTTGGTTCATTTGGTGCATTAGATGGAAAGCTATTTAACGATGAAGTAAATTTTGATCGTGATTGGATTGATGATGCTAGAAGGTATTACACAAATATTGTAGGTAAATATGGGCCTCATGTTCAGGCTCTTTTAAAAAAGGCAGGCACTATAGATATTAAGATTATCTGTCCGTTACATGGACCAGTATGGCGTAATGATTTTGGATATTTACTTGATAAGTACGATAAATGGAGTAGCTACACACCTGAGGAAAAGGGCGTGATGATTGTTTATGGAACAATGTATGGTAATACAGAGGCAGCAGCAAATGAGTTAGCAACAAGATTGGTTAAAAAGGGGATTACCAATGTAGTTATGTATGATGTTTCCAAAACTCATGTTTCGTATCTGATTTCTGAAACATTTAAATATAGTCACGTTGTGTTAGCATCAGTTACTTATAATTTAAAGATTTATCCACCAATGCTGGACTATATAATGGATATGAAGGCATTAAACCTTCAAAAACGTACTTTTGCTATTATTGAAAATGGATCATGGGCGCCTCAATCAGGTAAATTAATGCGTGAATTATTAGAAGAAATGAAAGATATGACTATTTTGGATAATGAAATTTCAATTAATTCTAGCATGAAAGAAAGCGATGAGGATTTAATGGAATCTATTGCTGATAGCATTATTGAATCAATGAAATAA
- a CDS encoding acyl-CoA dehydrogenase family protein, which produces MFFKTTEQHENLRTKIREFAEEEVKPIAFMLDQENKFPSEVVQKLADMGVMGIPYSKEYGGAGLDVISYAIAVEELSRVDGGTGVILSAHTSLGTYPIAAFGNEEQKQKYLVPLAKGEKLGAFGLTEENAGSDAGGTETTAVLEGDYYILNGEKIFITNGGEADIYIVFAVTTPNIGTRGISAFIVEKGSEGFSFGKHYDKMGIRSSATAELIFNDVKVPKENLLGKEGDGFKIAMSTLDGGRIGIAAQALGIAQGAYENALEYSKERVQFGKPICQQQIIAFKLADMATKLRAARFLIYSAAELKGNHEHYSMEAAMAKQYASDVCLEIVNDALQIFGGSGYLKGMEVERAYRDAKICTIYEGTNEIQRVVIAANIIGKMPKTESVAKTSREPATGYRKKVIYKDGTPEERVNSLVEALKKDGYDFSVGIPIDTPISKAERVVSVGQGIGEKENMHLIEKLAVQAGAAIGSSRPVAETLKYVPIDRYVGMSGQKFKGNLYIACGISGAGQHLKGIKDASTIVAININPNAKIFKNADYGIVGDLMEILPLLIDALDNGEPKKEAPPMKKMKRVIPKKVTPTWKHYVCNGCGYEYDPGVGDLEGEVNPGTLFENLPEEWTCPACGEEKDMFIEV; this is translated from the coding sequence ATGTTTTTCAAAACTACAGAACAACATGAAAATTTGAGAACAAAAATAAGAGAATTTGCTGAAGAGGAAGTTAAACCTATTGCATTTATGTTGGATCAAGAAAATAAATTCCCTTCGGAAGTAGTTCAAAAGCTAGCTGATATGGGAGTGATGGGTATTCCGTATTCAAAGGAGTATGGAGGAGCTGGCCTAGATGTGATCAGCTATGCGATAGCTGTCGAGGAATTATCAAGAGTTGATGGTGGGACAGGAGTAATCTTATCTGCACATACATCATTAGGAACATATCCAATTGCAGCTTTTGGAAATGAGGAGCAAAAACAAAAATATTTAGTACCATTAGCAAAGGGTGAAAAGCTTGGAGCATTTGGTTTGACTGAAGAAAATGCAGGTAGTGATGCAGGAGGAACAGAAACAACTGCTGTACTAGAAGGAGATTATTATATCTTAAATGGCGAGAAAATATTTATCACTAATGGTGGTGAGGCTGATATTTATATTGTTTTTGCAGTAACTACACCAAACATTGGTACACGAGGTATTAGTGCATTTATCGTTGAAAAGGGATCAGAAGGTTTTAGTTTTGGTAAGCATTATGATAAGATGGGAATTCGTTCATCAGCTACTGCAGAGCTTATTTTCAATGATGTAAAAGTTCCTAAGGAAAATTTATTAGGTAAAGAAGGCGATGGTTTCAAAATTGCTATGTCTACATTAGATGGTGGACGTATCGGTATTGCTGCCCAAGCTTTAGGAATAGCACAAGGTGCTTATGAGAATGCCTTAGAGTATTCAAAAGAAAGAGTTCAATTTGGTAAACCTATTTGTCAGCAACAAATAATAGCTTTTAAATTAGCTGATATGGCTACAAAACTTAGAGCAGCAAGATTCCTTATTTATAGTGCAGCAGAGCTTAAAGGAAATCATGAGCACTACAGCATGGAAGCAGCAATGGCTAAACAATATGCTTCTGATGTTTGTCTTGAAATTGTCAACGATGCTCTTCAAATCTTTGGGGGAAGCGGATATCTTAAAGGTATGGAAGTTGAGCGTGCCTATAGAGATGCTAAAATCTGCACTATATATGAGGGAACTAATGAAATCCAGCGTGTTGTTATAGCCGCTAATATTATAGGAAAAATGCCAAAAACAGAGAGTGTAGCAAAAACTTCAAGGGAACCTGCAACAGGATATCGTAAGAAGGTAATTTATAAAGATGGTACACCTGAAGAAAGAGTAAATTCTCTTGTAGAAGCTCTTAAGAAGGATGGATATGATTTTTCTGTAGGAATTCCTATAGATACTCCAATAAGCAAGGCAGAGAGAGTAGTTAGTGTAGGACAAGGCATAGGAGAAAAGGAAAATATGCATCTTATAGAAAAGCTTGCAGTTCAGGCTGGTGCAGCAATAGGTTCTTCTAGACCAGTAGCTGAAACTTTAAAATATGTTCCAATTGATCGTTACGTTGGTATGTCAGGGCAAAAATTTAAAGGAAACCTTTATATTGCATGTGGTATTTCAGGTGCAGGTCAACATTTAAAAGGTATAAAGGATGCTTCTACAATTGTTGCAATTAATATAAACCCTAATGCAAAGATTTTCAAAAACGCAGATTACGGCATAGTTGGTGATTTGATGGAAATACTACCTCTACTTATTGATGCTTTAGACAATGGTGAACCAAAGAAAGAGGCTCCACCAATGAAAAAGATGAAGAGAGTTATTCCGAAAAAAGTCACTCCAACTTGGAAACATTATGTATGTAATGGATGCGGTTATGAATATGATCCTGGAGTAGGTGATCTAGAAGGTGAAGTAAACCCAGGAACACTTTTTGAAAATTTACCTGAAGAGTGGACTTGCCCAGCTTGTGGTGAAGAAAAAGATATGTTTATAGAAGTTTAA
- the rlmH gene encoding 23S rRNA (pseudouridine(1915)-N(3))-methyltransferase RlmH, with protein MNITIITVGKIKEKYLRDAIEEYSKRLGRYCKLDIVELVDEKTPDNASEKEEEVIKEKEGQGILNKIKDNMFVIAMDLGGKQLTSEEFAGYIDNLGVTGNPNIAFIIGGSLGISKSVLARANYKLCFSKMTFPHQLFRVMLLEQIYRGFRIIKGEPYHK; from the coding sequence ATGAACATAACGATAATAACAGTTGGTAAAATAAAGGAAAAGTATTTAAGGGATGCTATAGAAGAATATTCAAAAAGATTAGGAAGGTATTGCAAATTAGATATAGTTGAATTGGTGGATGAAAAAACACCAGATAATGCGTCAGAAAAAGAAGAAGAGGTAATTAAAGAGAAAGAGGGGCAAGGAATACTAAATAAAATTAAAGACAATATGTTCGTTATAGCAATGGATTTAGGTGGAAAGCAACTAACATCAGAAGAATTTGCAGGATACATAGATAACTTGGGGGTAACAGGAAATCCCAATATAGCATTTATAATAGGAGGAAGCCTAGGAATCTCAAAAAGTGTTTTAGCAAGAGCTAATTATAAATTATGCTTTTCAAAGATGACATTTCCACATCAGCTTTTTAGAGTAATGCTATTAGAGCAAATTTATAGAGGATTTAGAATAATTAAAGGTGAACCATATCATAAGTAG
- a CDS encoding MFS transporter, with translation MESTDKKRWLILFTTVLLTFMSTLDSSIVNVALPVMSQRLAVSMASIEWVVTSYLIVIVGTILIFGRLADIKGKTSVFKLGIIIFTIGSLLCGLSNSLVMLVFSRILQAIGAAGTMSTSQGIITQVFPRNERGRALGLNGTFVALGSMIGPPVGGIIVSILSWQYIFLINVPIGILALALAMKTLPKNSNNSNEKLDIKGATLFGSTMVLLFSALTFGKEIGYDNIGIIISFVVSIILFILFIIVEKRIDEPLLKLEIFSNSLFSLSIFCAFISFVAISCSNIILPFYLQYVMKLAPSVTGVLMMVSPIILSVVAPMSGYISDRIGSEVLTFLGLIGTSLGLFLISTLNEYSHIGALIAFIAIMTLGNGMFQSPNNSLVMSTVDTKNLGIAGSINALVRNLGMVFGISLSTTLLYNRMSSQIGYHVTGYIEGRDDIFVYGMQYVYVAAAIICALGAVLTAYRLYKRQNLELKLKLYK, from the coding sequence ATGGAAAGTACGGATAAAAAAAGATGGTTAATATTATTTACTACTGTACTACTGACATTTATGTCCACACTTGATAGTAGTATAGTGAATGTAGCACTTCCTGTAATGTCGCAGAGGCTTGCAGTAAGTATGGCATCTATAGAATGGGTAGTAACGAGCTATTTAATAGTTATTGTAGGAACTATTCTTATATTTGGAAGATTAGCTGATATTAAGGGTAAAACTTCAGTTTTTAAATTGGGTATAATTATTTTCACGATTGGTTCACTTTTATGTGGATTATCTAATTCATTAGTAATGTTAGTCTTCTCGAGAATATTGCAAGCAATTGGAGCTGCAGGAACCATGTCTACAAGTCAAGGAATTATAACTCAGGTTTTTCCAAGAAACGAAAGAGGAAGGGCGCTAGGATTAAATGGAACTTTTGTAGCATTAGGTTCAATGATAGGTCCACCAGTAGGAGGAATAATTGTATCGATTTTAAGTTGGCAGTATATTTTTTTAATAAATGTGCCTATAGGAATTTTGGCATTAGCTTTAGCAATGAAGACACTTCCTAAAAATTCTAATAATTCAAATGAAAAATTAGATATAAAAGGTGCAACTTTATTTGGATCAACTATGGTACTTTTATTCAGTGCTTTAACTTTTGGCAAGGAAATTGGATATGACAATATAGGAATCATTATATCATTTGTTGTCTCTATTATATTATTTATTTTATTTATAATTGTTGAAAAAAGAATTGATGAACCATTATTGAAACTAGAGATATTTAGTAATTCATTATTTTCGCTCAGTATTTTTTGTGCATTCATTTCATTTGTGGCAATAAGTTGTTCAAATATTATATTGCCATTTTACCTACAATACGTGATGAAACTAGCTCCTTCAGTTACTGGTGTATTAATGATGGTATCACCAATAATTTTATCAGTTGTTGCTCCAATGAGTGGGTATATATCAGATAGAATAGGATCTGAAGTTTTAACATTTTTAGGACTTATTGGAACTAGCCTAGGTTTATTTTTAATATCAACTTTAAATGAATATTCTCACATAGGTGCATTAATTGCCTTTATAGCAATAATGACACTAGGAAATGGGATGTTTCAGTCACCAAATAATTCATTAGTTATGTCTACAGTAGATACAAAAAATTTAGGGATTGCTGGAAGTATAAATGCGTTAGTTAGAAATTTAGGAATGGTTTTTGGAATATCACTATCAACAACTCTTTTATACAATAGGATGAGTAGTCAAATAGGATATCATGTTACAGGATATATAGAGGGAAGAGATGATATTTTTGTATATGGGATGCAATATGTATATGTTGCTGCAGCTATAATATGTGCATTAGGAGCGGTGTTAACAGCATACAGACTATATAAAAGACAAAATCTAGAATTAAAGTTGAAGCTCTATAAATGA